The Quercus robur chromosome 7, dhQueRobu3.1, whole genome shotgun sequence genome has a segment encoding these proteins:
- the LOC126690811 gene encoding uncharacterized protein LOC126690811, producing MDGSDDEQEPEQVEFNAKSDMRNVVLKKEMKFPNAKVFRAALREYAIKKPVDIKFKLNEKTKISVHCKNGCGWRCYASQISGELTFQIKTLTDECTCPKSFKNSQATSAYVAKRFVEDFSKNPNWEVSGVHNHVMQNLSVDLSVNQVYRSKRKAKDLINGDEQLQYGVLRDYAQMITTVDKGSRVILQTEMAEETSQPKFKRMYVRFNAQKVGFLGGCRPFIGLDGCHIKHRFGGQILSATAKDANDNIFPVAMAVVEQETRESWIWFLEIFADDIGRPEELQLVFISDRQKGLIPAIETLFPTVEHRYCVKHIYNNFKVDHKGLELKDALWRCAATTTAREFERCMQYIRDLDEKAYEYLANIAPAQWTRSHFTHRALTDCLVNNLSESFNAMILKSRDKPILAMLEWIRVRLMTRLYTKREGIQKYAGKLCPSIQDRLEKLKVESKAFSATPAGSFLYEVGSQYERHVVDLVKKTCSCRSWDLNGIPCKHAITAIYTNIETPEDYTHPCYFKETYMEIYKEVLPPMPGQSEWAETGQPAPLAPHIYKQPGRPPKQRKRASDEPRNPYKASRQNRPVRCGKCKKEGHNSRGCKASITGETPWQRRQRLQREKAVSKGRGACT from the exons ATGGATGGGTCTGATGATGAGCAGGAACCTGAGCAAGTGGAGTTTAATGCTAAGAGTGACATGAGAAATGTTGTACtgaagaaggagatgaagttCCCTAATGCAAAGGTGTTCAGAGCTGCTTTGAGGGAGTATGCAATCAAAAAACCTGTTGACATCAAATTCAAGCTGAatgagaagaccaagatatcAGTTCACTGCAAGAATGGGTGTGGGTGGAGATGTTATGCATCTCAAATAAGTGGAGAgctaacatttcaaattaagACCTTGACTGATGAGTGTACTTGTCCCAAGTCTTTCAAAAACAGCCAAGCAACATCAGCTTATGTTGCTAAGAGGTTCGTTgaggattttagcaaaaatccaaattgggaGGTGAGTGGTGTACACAACCATGTGATGCAAAATTTATCTGTTGACCTAAGTGTAAACCAAGTGTATAGGTCAAAGAGAAAGGCAAAGGATTTGATAAATGGAGATGAGCAACTGCAATATGGTGTCCTTAGGGACTATGCACAAATGATAACCACTGTAGACAAGGGGAGTAGGGTTATATTGCAGACAGAAATGGCTGAGGAGACTTCCCAGCCAAAATTTAAGAGGATGTATGTTAGGTTCAATGCTCAGAAGGTAGGATTTTTAGGTGGATGCAGGCCATTTATAGGTTTAGATGGTTGTCACATAAAGCACAGATTTGGTGGGCAAATCTTATCTGCCACTGCCAAGGATGCAAATGACAACATTTTTCCAGTAGCCATGGCTGTTGTGGAACAAGAAACCAGGGAGTcttggatatggtttttggaaatttttgctgatgatatagggaggccagaGGAGCTTCAGTTGGTCTTCATTTCTGATAGGCAAAAG GGGCTTATACCTGCAATAGAGACACTATTCCCTACCGTGGAGCATAGATACTGTGTGAAACACatctacaacaatttcaaagttGATCACAAGGGATTGGAGCTGAAGGATGCATTGTGGAGGTGTGCTGCTACCACAACAGCAAGGGAGTTTGAGAGATGCATGCAGTACATAagggatttggatgaaaaggcATATGAGTATCTTGCAAACATTGCACCTGCACAGTGGACAAGGTCACACTTCACTCATAGGGCCTTAACAGATTGTTTGGTAAATAATTTGAGTGAGTCTTTTAATGCAATGATATTGAAATCTAGGGACAAGCCTATCTTGGCAATGTTGGAGTGGATTAGGGTTAGACTTATGACTAGGCTTTACACAAAAAGGGAAGGGATACAGAAGTATGCTGGAAAGTTGTGTCCAAGCATACAAGATAGGTTGGAGAAATTGAAGGTTGAAAGTAAGGCATTTAGTGCTACCCCAGCTGGTAGTTTCCTTTATGAGGTAGGCAGTCAGTATGAGAGGCATGTAGTTGATTTGGTGAAGAAGACATGTAGCTGTAGGTCTTGGGATTTAAATGGCATTCCCTGCAAACATGCCATAACAGCCATTTATACAAACATTGAGACACCAGAAGACTATACCCACCCATGctacttcaaagaaacttacatgGAGATATACAAGGAGGTACTTCCTCCCATGCCTGGCCAGTCAGAATGGGCTGAGACTGGACAGCCTGCTCCCCTGGCACCTCACATATACAAACAACCAGGCAGACCAcccaagcaaagaaagaggGCTTCTGATGAGCCTAGGAACCCTTACAAAGCAAGTAGACAGAATAGACCTGTAAGATGTGGGAAATGCAAAAAGGAAGGGCATAACTCAAGAGGGTGCAAAGCTAGCATCACTGGGGAGACACCATGGCAGAGGAGACAGAgacttcaaagagaaaaagctgtaa GCAAGGGAAGGGGTGCCTGCACCTAG